A DNA window from Arachis duranensis cultivar V14167 chromosome 3, aradu.V14167.gnm2.J7QH, whole genome shotgun sequence contains the following coding sequences:
- the LOC107478431 gene encoding phosphatase IMPL1, chloroplastic, with protein sequence MSLMVFSAAAANLSPVFSVVPRHKFSPTFSERIKRVHHFGYRSNPNHCFKPITQPCRNSLISDKFPAVGARSTGPVAPDHLIEVVKTAAQTGAQVVMDAVNKPRNITYKGLTDLVTETDKMSEAAILEIVNKNFEDHLILGEEGGIIGDAASDYLWCIDPLDGTTNFAHGYPSFAVSVGVLYRGRPAAAAVVEFVGGPMCWNTRTFSATTGGGAFCNGQRIRVSETNQVERSLLVTGFGYDHDDAWATNIDLFREFTDVSRGVRRLGAAAVDMCHVALGIVEAYWEYRLKPWDMAAGVLMVEEAGGAVSRMDGGKFCVFDRSVLVSNGVLHEKLLDRIGPATEKLKSKGIDFSLWYKPENYAADV encoded by the exons ATGTCCTTGATGGTCTTCTCAGCCGCGGCCGCAAACCTTTCTCCAGTGTTTTCTGTGGTTCCCAGACATAAGTTTTCTCCCACCTTCTCTGAACGTATTAAGAGGGTTCATCACTTCGGGTACCGTTCGAATCCGAATCATTGCTTCAAACCGATTACGCAGCCATGTAGGAACTCTCTGATATCGGACAAGTTTCCTGCTGTCGGTGCCCGATCGACGGGTCCCGTTGCGCCCGATCATCTCATCGAAGTCGTTAAAACTGCTGCTCAGACTGGCGCTCAG GTTGTAATGGATGCTGTAAATAAGCCACGAAATATTACATATAAAGGATTAACTGACTTGGTGACTGA GACAGATAAAATGAGCGAAGCTGCCATATTAGAGATCGTGAACAAGAATTTTGAAGACCATCTTATTCTCGGGGAAGAAGGAGGAATTATAGGGGATGCAGCATCAGATTATCTTTGGTGCATTGATCCGTTAG ATGGGACGACAAACTTTGCACATGGCTATCCCAGTTTTGCTGTTTCTGTTGGAGTTCTATATCGGGGGAGGCCAGCTGCTGCTGCAGTG GTTGAATTTGTTGGAGGTCCTATGTGTTGGAATACTCGCACTTTCTCTGCAACTACTG GTGGTGGAGCTTTCTGCAATGGGCAGAGGATTCGAGTCAGTGAAACTAATCAG GTGGAACGATCTCTTCTAGTGACTGGCTTCGGGTATGATCATGATGATGCATGGGCCACTAACATTGACTTATTTAGAGAGTTTACAGATGTCAGCAGG GGTGTAAGACGACTTGGTGCGGCTGCAGTGGACATGTGTCATGTAGCTTTGGGAATTGTAGAAGCTTATTGGGAATATCGTCTAAAACCATGGGATATGGCTGCAGGTGTTTTG ATGGTGGAAGAAGCAGGGGGCGCTGTTTCTCGGATGGATGGCGggaaattttgtgtttttgatAGATCGGTTTTGGTTTCAAATGGTGTGCTCCATGAAAAG CTTCTAGATCGAATTGGACCTGCAACAGAGAAATTGAAAAGCAAGGGAATTGATTTCTCATTGTGGTATAAACCAGAGAATTACGCGGCTGACGTCTAA